The Klebsiella quasivariicola region GGAAAACCCACCTGTTGCACGCCGTGGGTAACGGCATTGTGGCGCGTAAGCCGAACGCCAAAGTGGTCTATATGCACTCCGAGCGTTTCGTCCAGGACATGGTCAAAGCGCTGCAGAACAACGCCATAGAAGAGTTTAAGCGCTACTACCGCTCTGTTGACGCCCTGTTGATCGATGACATTCAGTTCTTCGCTAATAAAGAACGATCCCAGGAGGAGTTTTTCCACACCTTCAATGCCTTGCTGGAAGGTAATCAGCAGATCATCCTGACGTCGGATCGTTATCCAAAAGAGATCAACGGCGTTGAGGATCGTCTAAAATCCCGCTTCGGCTGGGGGCTGACGGTGGCGATCGAGCCGCCGGAGCTGGAAACCCGCGTTGCGATCCTGATGAAAAAAGCCGATGAAAACGACATTCGCCTGCCGGGCGAAGTGGCGTTCTTTATCGCCAAGCGTCTGCGTTCGAACGTGCGTGAACTGGAGGGGGCGCTGAACCGTGTTATCGCTAACGCCAACTTTACCGGCCGGGCGATCACGATTGATTTCGTGCGCGAAGCGCTGCGCGATCTGCTGGCGCTGCAGGAAAAACTGGTCACCATCGACAATATTCAAAAGACGGTGGCGGAGTACTACAAGATTAAGGTAGCGGATCTGCTGTCCAAGCGCCGCTCCCGTTCGGTGGCGCGTCCTCGCCAGATGGCGATGGCGCTGGCCAAAGAGCTGACCAACCACAGCCTGCCGGAAATCGGCGATGCGTTTGGCGGCCGCGACCATACCACCGTGCTGCACGCCTGCCGCAAGATTGAGCAGTTGCGTGAAGAAAGCCACGACATTAAAGAAGATTTTTCCAATTTAATCAGAACATTATCCTCGTGACGCTATGAAATTTACCGTAGAACGTGAACATTTATTAAAACCGCTGCAACAGGTGAGCGGTCCGTTAGGTGGTCGTCCGACGCTGCCCATTCTCGGTAACCTGCTGCTTCAGGTCGCGGACGGCACACTGTCGCTGACCGGTACCGATCTTGAAATGGAGATGGTGGCGCGCGTGGCGCTGGTTCAGCCGCACGAAGCGGGTGCCACGACCGTTCCGGCACGGAAATTCTTTGATATCTGCCGCGGACTGCCGGAAGGGGCGGAGATCGCGGTTCAGCTGGAAGGCGATCGGATGCTGGTGCGTTCCGGCCGCAGCCGCTTCTCGCTGTCG contains the following coding sequences:
- the dnaA gene encoding chromosomal replication initiator protein DnaA, translating into MSLSLWQQCLARLQDELPATEFSMWIRPLQAELSDNTLALYAPNRFVLDWVRDKYLNNINGLLNDFCGADAPQLRFEVGAKPASSLQKGAVSPAAATIPAAQVQTARTAPTIVRPGWDNVPAPAEPTYRSNVNVKHTFDNFVEGKSNQLARAAARQVADNPGGAYNPLFLYGGTGLGKTHLLHAVGNGIVARKPNAKVVYMHSERFVQDMVKALQNNAIEEFKRYYRSVDALLIDDIQFFANKERSQEEFFHTFNALLEGNQQIILTSDRYPKEINGVEDRLKSRFGWGLTVAIEPPELETRVAILMKKADENDIRLPGEVAFFIAKRLRSNVRELEGALNRVIANANFTGRAITIDFVREALRDLLALQEKLVTIDNIQKTVAEYYKIKVADLLSKRRSRSVARPRQMAMALAKELTNHSLPEIGDAFGGRDHTTVLHACRKIEQLREESHDIKEDFSNLIRTLSS